The Desertifilum tharense IPPAS B-1220 nucleotide sequence CCCATCCTCCCATCCCCCCACCTCCCCATCCTCTTCTTCCCCAACCCCTAACTCCCAATTCCCAACTCCCTTCTTCCCCCCCATCCCCCCATCTCCCCATCCCCCCACCCTCTTCTCACTCAGCACACTGCTTCGCAGAAGCTAAAGCAACAGCACTTTACACTCAGCACTAAGAAATCCCCCCGCGCAAGGCGGCTTCGGCGAGTCTGGCTTCGTGCGCGTTGAGTTTTTGGTTGAGTTCGCGAATGCGTCGGGAGAGGAGGCGGATGACGTTGACTGCAATTCCGGGGGTTTCATCGATGGCGTCGTAGAGTTGTTGCTGAGTGAGCATCAAACACTCGCAAGATTCTAGCGTGGTGACAGAGGCCGATCGCGGTTCGGCGTCAAACAGAGACATTTCGCCAAACGTTGCACCTTGATCGAGTTGGGCCAGATCGCGATCGCCTAAATGCACCCGCACTCGACCGGAAACGACGATATAAAGCGATCGCCCTTCCTGTCCTTCGGTGAAAATCGTGTGTTTCGCCGGAAAGGACAACTCATCCATAATCGAAGCTAACCGCACGAGAAAATCATCGCGCAGTTCCTTGAAGATGGGTACGCCCCTAACAAATAGTAAGCGGTCAACGCTAGTTAACATGACGCCAAGATAAAAGGAGACGGGTAAATGCTGAAGTCTGGAATTGAGCGGTAGTCAATGTCATTTTTACAGTCTACCGGACACAGAGGCCAACTCTAAAAACTCCCAAATCCAGCTAGTCCTGTGAAATCGGAGGCTCCATCAATTGATACATTGGGTTTTACTGGGGTTGAAGCGGCGATGCCAAACTCTTCCATCATCTCTTGAACTTGAGCAACTACGAGGCGATCGGGATCGTTTTTGAGCAGCGGGAGCAAGTCTACGAGCGATCGCGGCGAGGCTATTTT carries:
- a CDS encoding Crp/Fnr family transcriptional regulator, with amino-acid sequence MLTSVDRLLFVRGVPIFKELRDDFLVRLASIMDELSFPAKHTIFTEGQEGRSLYIVVSGRVRVHLGDRDLAQLDQGATFGEMSLFDAEPRSASVTTLESCECLMLTQQQLYDAIDETPGIAVNVIRLLSRRIRELNQKLNAHEARLAEAALRGGIS